One Candidatus Acidulodesulfobacterium ferriphilum genomic window carries:
- a CDS encoding SDR family oxidoreductase, with amino-acid sequence MKVLITGGAGFIGSNLCERLLNMGHEVLCLDNFYTGSKNNIAEFLGNSKFEVIRQDISEPFLIEADFIINLACPASVPHYQKDPLKTMKDNVYGIFNVMENVRRLKIPVLHTSTSEVYGSPGVHPQPESYNGNVNPVSIRSCYDEGKRAAETIMFDYHRQYGADIKVVRVFNTYGPKMLENDGRVVSNFIIQALKGDDLTVYGDGRQTRSFCYISDLIDGIVLFMENKSEFTGPVNLGNNYEFTVIDFAKLVMSLTGSKSKIRFVELPKDDPVQRNPDLTLARKILGYNPKVDIEEGLKKTISYFGRVLKR; translated from the coding sequence ATGAAGGTTCTTATCACGGGCGGGGCGGGTTTTATCGGCTCTAACTTATGCGAAAGATTATTAAACATGGGGCATGAAGTATTATGCCTCGATAATTTTTATACGGGTTCTAAAAATAATATAGCCGAATTTTTAGGCAATTCAAAATTTGAAGTTATAAGGCAGGATATTAGCGAACCCTTTTTAATAGAAGCCGATTTCATAATAAATTTAGCCTGCCCCGCCTCCGTTCCGCACTATCAGAAAGACCCGCTTAAAACGATGAAAGACAATGTTTACGGGATATTTAATGTAATGGAAAATGTGAGAAGGCTTAAGATTCCGGTTTTACACACATCGACATCGGAGGTGTACGGCTCGCCGGGCGTTCATCCTCAGCCTGAAAGTTATAACGGCAATGTCAATCCCGTTTCCATAAGGTCATGTTATGACGAGGGGAAGAGGGCGGCAGAAACGATAATGTTCGATTATCACAGGCAGTATGGTGCGGATATTAAAGTTGTAAGGGTTTTTAACACTTACGGGCCGAAGATGCTCGAAAACGACGGCAGGGTTGTTTCGAACTTTATAATACAGGCATTAAAAGGAGATGATTTGACCGTTTACGGAGACGGCAGGCAGACAAGATCTTTTTGTTATATATCCGATTTAATAGACGGCATTGTGCTTTTCATGGAAAATAAAAGTGAGTTTACGGGACCCGTAAACTTGGGCAATAATTATGAATTTACCGTAATAGATTTTGCAAAATTGGTTATGTCCCTAACAGGTTCAAAATCGAAAATAAGGTTTGTGGAATTGCCAAAGGACGACCCTGTTCAAAGAAATCCGGATTTAACGCTTGCAAGAAAGATTTTAGGATACAACCCAAAGGTTGACATCGAAGAGGGACTTAAAAAGACTATATCTTATTTCGGGAGAGTTTTGAAACGCTAA